Within the Paenibacillus sp. AN1007 genome, the region GATGTTATATCTTGTCAGCACAGCGCCTGAGCAGCTGGTAAGTGTGCATCAACTGGCCGAGTTTCAGAAAGTTTCGCCAACATATCTGTCCAAAATACTAACCAAATTGGTGAAGGCCGGCATGATCGAATCCACTTCCGGTGCCAATGGCGGTTATCGGCTGAGCCGCAGGAACCCTGACCCTTCTTTCCTGGAGATCATTCATGCGATTGAAGGCAGAGCCTCGTTATTTGAGTGCTCGCAGAACCATAACGCAGCCTGTTTGATCCAGCAGGTCATGGTTCAGGCAGAGGAAGCTATGGAGAGTTTCCTGCATCACAAAAAAATGTCAGAGCTGGCTTCTCAAATGAGGGATGCCCATTCCTTGTAATGAAAACAGGATTTCTATCCCCCACGTCTCATTAGAGATCTGGGGGATTTTCGATATGTCCAGGGGGCGATGAACAGATTGATCAACTAGGCCGTACACCACTAAGATAAATTACTTCTTCATAATATTTTTTATGGTATAATAAGTAAATTATTCATTGATAACCCATTTGGAGTTTTGCGTTATGAATATAATATTGAAAAAAGGGGTGACCTATGAAGTACCAACAGCTTACAATCCCGTTAATGCTAATCTCCCTACCGGGTATTTTTCTATGGGTGCTGCTTCCGATTTATATCAAAGAGTTGGGTTATACTACCTTTCAATATTCAATAACCA harbors:
- a CDS encoding Rrf2 family transcriptional regulator, giving the protein MKYSKATNYALHTMLYLVSTAPEQLVSVHQLAEFQKVSPTYLSKILTKLVKAGMIESTSGANGGYRLSRRNPDPSFLEIIHAIEGRASLFECSQNHNAACLIQQVMVQAEEAMESFLHHKKMSELASQMRDAHSL